DNA from Prunus persica cultivar Lovell chromosome G6, Prunus_persica_NCBIv2, whole genome shotgun sequence:
GTGGGGCTTCCCATCACTGCTCCAAATGACTACTGCTCTGTTTGACTATGGCTCGGCTCTATTTTTCTCCATATGGGTTATAACGCCATCAAAGTCAATTAGAGTGACTGGCATGAATTTCATTGATTGTTCTTtttcaatataatttttaattgttgaAAGATGGGTGTGCTGAATCATGTCCCGTGCCTTTGTGGTCTGTTTGCCGTGTTTGATTGAAATTTCACACACCCGAAATATCCCACTCCtgtgttttgtgtgttttagTTTGCTTTATAATCAAAACTGATCGAGAGAAGTTGGAGTCGAGAAACTTGAATTACAGTTTGCCCACACCATTTTCTCTgtaaaattctgaaatttcttTGCTTGAGCAGCAAAAAAAGGGGCTGGGAAGAAATCTGAGTGGGAGAAATCGGGGCTTGGGAGAAGAAATCTGGGTGGATgaggggaagaagaaatcgggatggagagagagagatatgggatttattttttaaattttttgggtgaaaagaCATTTTGCCCATGTCAAGTCGGACTTGTTCATgtcattaaattaaattaaacaaaaaaattaactgaAATGACGGAATGGATGATTTCTGAAACTAGAGGCACAATTAACAATTTAGCAATGTAAGATACGAAAAGTAAAATTAGGACTTAATTCAGGAACTATTGCTACTATTTagccttttttaatttcttcaattagtaaaattctctctcttttttttttttttttgttttgttttaagagTCGCTGGTTTTAGGCAAAAACAACGTGCTGCTGAGCGCTGACCCacaatattaaattaaagtccCACCAAATTGTTTTTGCtaataaaatcaaagaaatccCACCGAGGACCAATTACCAATTGCCCCTAACTTTACTCCTACGTACGTCCAATTagaatttgatttctttgtCCCCGAATTTGACGTTGTTTGATTTTAATCTGAATTTATTTGCAACCCAAAATCGGCGCAAGGGGTTTTTCCCGGGAATCTTCTCTCCTCTGTCTCCATCTGAATTCTTGTTGACTGACGTTGAGGCAAGCCCCGCCCCGCGCTCGTTTCCTTTTTGGGGCTCTTTTGTTCTATCGGTAAGTTTGATTTGCATTTCCTTTATCTGATtgttaattttggatttttttttttttcaagtctgTGATTGATCCTCAACTCTAATTAGGGTTCGCATTGTTCATCGTTTccttgattgattgattgctATGATTTCGTCGGTAAAGATaagaaatttgataaaatttccGTGAAGGGTATTGGTTGATCAATCGCTCCAAATAAAATACTTGAATTGTTAATTCTTCTTTAGGGCATAGGCATAAGGATGCTTGAATAGTTGATTTTACCTTAATCAGTTCTGTAGTTTCAAAATTCTATTACCATTTGGATTTTGCAAAGCACATTGTTTGTGAAGGGgggatatatttatatgagCTTGTGATGATCCCCAAAGTCACCATCCTCCTATGTTGAGGCCTTGAGATTTTCGGGTTAATCTTATTCTTATCGGTGAAGATTGGTCTTTTGTGCTTCCTTTAGTCCTATAATTAATCagaaatttacttattttagcagtttttaatttttactcttttttttttcttttttttttttgctttaaatTTACAGTTTTACaacataatttaaataaaaaggtgTGGATGGTGTGTGACTGAGGAATTGTTGGTGATAAGattttaaaagctttttttgCAATGAGCAGGTTGACCACACGGCTCACATCATACAAGGAGTGGTGGCTTTTTGTGAAGAAGTGGTATCTGATGGTTCAATAGAGCCCAGTGCATCCAAGAGAAGAATATAGTGGGCGTCTATCAAGATCCCGAAATTGATGTTATgatccttttgtgaaatctgtGTCAGTGTGAAAATGCAGTTCACATTTGGGAAGGTTCTATTATTTTCACTCTTCTCCATAGTTCTCTTTGGGTATGCTACAGCTGAGTTTGAGAATGAAGTTTCGCGAAAGCTGATATCTGCTCCACACAAAAATGTGAGAAGCAATGTTATTGATGGCACTGGTATAGAGAATTCCTTAAGTTTTGAGGATTCAAATAATGGACTGGGTGAGTTGAAAAGCGCGAACAGCAAGGTCTCAGTGTCCACTGTTGCATTATTCACGTTGGCAATGGCTGCTGCCACTGGTTTAGGTGCAGTTCCATTCTTCTTTGTGGAGCTTGATCCACAATGGGCAGGGTTATGCAATGGAATGGCTGCTGGTGTAATGTTGGCTGCAAGCTTTGATCTTGTACAGGAAGGGCAAGGTCATGGTGCTGGGAATTGGGTTGTCATTGGGCTTTTAGCTGGTggcctttttattttactgtGCAAGAAGGTAGTGAATTGCTCCCTCATTTTCTTCTGTCTTACTGTGTCTTTGccatttttgtaaatttagTTGCATTTTCCCTTTAGTATATTTGGTTCCTGCTTCATAGAATTACATTTCCGTTGCATTTTGCAGAGAGATTTTAACAAATATTTCCCTTGTAATATCTAGTTCAAATGTCTGCTTGTGTGCAGTTATGGGTTTTTCTTCTATACAATGCTGGGATATATCAAGCTCTCATTATTCCttacattattttattatatctgTTTTCAGTTTCTTGAACAATATGGAGAAGTTAGCATGTTAGACATTAAAGGTGCTGATGCAACTAAAGTCGTTCTTGTGATTGGGATAATGACTCTTCATTCATTTGGGGAGGGCTCTGGTGTTGGGGTTTCATTTGCTGGCTCAAAGGGTTTCTCTCAGGGCCTTTTGGTAACTTTGGCTATTGCTGTGCACAACATACCAGAAGGATTAGCTGTGAGTATGGTGCTTGCATCCAGGGGTGTTTCTCCACAGAATGCCATGTTATGGAGCGTGATTACCTCATTACCACAGGTAATTTGttagttttcaaaatttatggggtttgagaatagaTAACCAACTCTAGTGGATTTGCATTCTGATTCCGTTACTCTTTTTACCCTAGACAAACAAATAGGATGGTAATCCGTTCAATCTGGTTCAACTTCAAGTGCATGTTTGTGGTATGACTGAAATGACTTGATCTTGATTTATAATTACATTCacttaaagaaataaaaaggcgGAAGAAAGTGGAATTATGAGTTACTTGTGCTTACAGTTGGATATTGCTCACTATTTTTAATCaatgtttgtctttttttgtCCATTGGAGGGCTGTTGGGTCTAGGGCCACACAACTGGAGGTGGCCCTCTCTCATCCCATAAACTGCCTTGTTGTTGGTGAAGCAGAATTCGATTGCATAACCAAACCAAAGGACTTTACAAAGCTGGCTGAAACTTTGAAAATAAGCTTGTTTAACTAAATGGCCTCctatttgtattgtttttgCAGCCCATTGTAGCTGTTCCTTCATTCATATGCGCTGATGCGTTTAGCAAGTTTCTTCCTTTCTGTACGGGCTTTGCTGCTGGATGCATGATCTGGATGGTTGTTGCAGAGGTGCTTCCTGATGCATTCAAGGTAACATTCCTCACGAGACTTCTCCATGTTGGTTGTTTCTTCAAGTGCTTATGTCCTTTGCAGTAGGCTTTTATAACTTTTTAAAGTAGATTATCAAAATGTTTGCAAGATTCTATATTAATCTCCAacacatttttttgttttgggattTGGTTGTAGGAAGCCTCTCCATCGCAGGTTGCATCAGCAGCTACTCTCTCTGTAGCATTTATGGAAGCTCTTAGCACCCTTTTCCAGAATTTCACCCATGATTACAAGTGAGTTCATTTTAATGTTGAGGAGAATTCTGTCGCTTGCTTTTGTGTTCCCCTTTGACATGTTCTTTTCATACTTTTCACTCGCCTTTGGAAGTactcttatttttttacatGTGCTGTTTTGCAGCTCAGAGGATGCTTCTGGCTTCTTTGTTTCATTACTATTTGGTCTTGGACCGTTGCTCGGTGGCAGTGTTCTTGTTGCATTTGCATTGGCTTTCCATCTCCAGCATGCTCTACTCATGGGTGCAGCATCTGGCATTGCCTTTGTCCTTGGTGCCTGGAGACCATTGCAGCTACTTTTGTCGTTAAAGATGGGTTTTTTATCTATCATGTTTCTGCTTGCAATGGGAGCTGCGtctgtccatattttgagcaCCAGTATTTTGAAGATTGCAGGTCGCAAAAGAACTTCAGTGCATAACTTACCCGCAGTAAATGGTTTTCCAGTGAGCGTTCACACCCTCCAATCATTCTTGGCATGTGGAGCAGTTGCCCTTCATGCTTTGGCTGAAGGGCTTGCACTAGGTGTTGCTGCACCAAAAGCTTATGGACTTGGTCGACACATGGTCCTTCCTGTCTCTCTACATGGACTCCCTCGGGGTGCAGCTGTGGCTAGCTGCATCTTTGGGGCTACAGACAACTGGCACGCAGCCCTTGCGGCGGCTGCTTTAATTGGATTCATGGGTCCAATATCTGCAATCGGAGCAATACTCGCAGGTATTGACTATAGCGGTTTAGACCATGTGATGGTTTTTGCATGTGGGGGGCTactcccaagttttggaaatgTAGTAAAGAGAGCAGTTAGGTTGGATATGCGTAAAAGTAGTTGCGGGATTTTGATGGGTGTGGGGTTTGCAACTCTGTGTTTGACTTGCACTAAGTTGGTCTGCTTGCACACACCTTATTGCAATTCTGCTCCAGAGGCTGTCAGATGAGATATGGTACTCCTGCAGCTCATGCAATGTAATAGCTTAGGTGCTGAGCATGCATAGTGGTGAAAAATTAAGCACATTCATGCTCTGGCATATAAGTTTGGCACCTCTGCTTGGGAAAGGAAGGAAACCCTTGAGGAATTGTAGAGGAGATGCTGCAAGGACTGAGGAGTGGGTGACATTACAGGAAGCTGCTTTCAGTCCAGAGGAGGATGCATCAACCTTTGCGTGGATGGCAGAACTTGTCTCTTGTACAGACGTTAGAAAATTATGTTATGCTCATTTCTGCTTACAGAGAAGGAATGAGGAATTGGGTTTGTCCCTTTGACACtaaaattttatcttttaGCAGTTTTGATTCAGACAGATTTTACATTGAAGCAGTAGAATTCTGATGCATTGTTTCATTTGGCAGTGAACTTTAATACCAGTCTTGATTCAGACAGATTGTTGTTTTGTTGGGTATGAAACGCAAGGCGGCCAAGCCTGGCATGTCGAACATTGCTCCTAACTTACAAATcttctgatttcttttttcttctttgtttccttcTTACCGTGGAAAAGACAGAGTATTAAGGAAGCAAATCAACTTAAAAATCTtgtggtttcttttttcttttctttgtttccttcTTACCGTGGAAAAGACAAAGTATTAAGGAAGCAAATCATGCGAAACGGGGCCAATGTGGGTGGGTCGACATGTCGTTTAGTACCTGTAGGCAGTGGTTAGGTGAAGTGGCAATGTCAAGTCGCATGGACAACTACCGCATtcagaaacccaaaaacaaagtattATTTGGTAGGCAATGAATCTGACAAAATAAGAAACCATCCATTTTCTTAGAAATCGCATTCGTCAACCAAAATGTATACTTCGTTGAAAATTAACCATCTCAGGTGTAATGAacaagaattgcaaacctgaAAACCTCCAGGAAAATGGGCATtgctaaaatataatatgaagCTTATTGTAAACTGTAAACACATTCATTCAAGTTGGGCCAGCATTTCATTTCCAGATGAACTTTTAACAACGCCTAAAACTCCATCAAGCCTAGgattttcttattattatagCTACAAAACACCACATTCTCCACAGAGTTCAAAGTTATGAACAAAACTGATAGcaagacaaaaaaaacaagaagaaaaaccaaatcaCTTGTAAGTCGACTGATTGCTCTGCAAATCCTCACTCTCCTCCACCAATTTCTCCTTCTCTGCAGCTGATCCAACCTCCCCTCCTCCGTCCACCGATTTCGCTTCACCGACACTCTGAGAACCCGTCAACCTCGCCAACACCACAAACGAAACCCCACCAAGCACATTGTTCAAGCACCTCAGAACCACCACAGAAGTCTTGAATGCCAGAGGGGGAAGCCCCTTTTCCAGCAAAAACTCAGCCCCATTCAAAGTTTGGTACCTTAAATTACTGCTTATACCCATGTGAGCTGCCCAAGTGAGCGCATTCAATAAAGTTGGTGGAGGCTTGTTTGGTGTCTCGAAATTCGGgtccatcttcttcctcagttTGATCAACCCATTTGACAAGGCAGTCCCAGCTAGCCCAGCAGCGAACCCAACAGCTGCAAAGACGGCTCCCTTGTAAACGAATGTCCCCAAACGGTTCACCAACCCATATGAACCCGGTTCGAACATGTGGCTAGCAGGGCAACTGGCGAAGATCGAAGGCAGGGTGGCAGCTGAAGCAGACAAAGTGGGTGCTAACAAATACATCAGTGTGAAATTGAGTATGGAGCCGACAACGAGAGTCGAGAAGACGAAGTCGAGCTCGTTGAGGCCGAAATTGGGGCGAGAAGCCATGTCTCCGAGAACGCAAGAGCTCACGCCGACCACTTCCTCCATCAGAACCTTGAAAGGGAATTGGGGATCGGCTGCAACTCGAGATCTCCAACCGTTGAGAAACATACCCAGAACTCCAAAACCCTGAAACGCCGACGAAGATGAAGGCGACGAATCATCGGAATTCCCATCTCCGCCGCCGCGGCTCCAGCCTCCGCTGTTTCCACCAGCTCCGGCGCCGGAGTGGCCGTCGCCATTTCCGCCGGAAAACGAAAGCTCTGGCTTTCCATCCCAAATGGGCTTGGGGACAAACGAGATTGCCCGATTTAGGGTTTTAGAGTAGGGAAAGGAGATGGAGGAATTAGGGTTGTTGGAGAAACGGCGATTATCGGAGGGATTAGAGTGGTGTCGAGCAACAGTAGAGTAACGAAGCTGGGCAGTGGCCGACATGATTGATCTGAATCTGAATCTGAATCTGAATCTGAATCTACTAAGCACAGCAAGTGAGTGATGTAATAAGAAccctaaaaatgaaaaatggtgAAGAAGGCGGCCCCAAGTAGACAATTACAAAATAGAATATCAAGGCCGGCGGTCTGCACTCGCGAACCCTAAAAATGAGAGACGAGTATTTTTAGTGTCATTTCTACGCGCCTGTGAGTTCCATTTTGATCACACGTGGAGTCTGAACTTGGACGCTATTGTGGAAGTTGGTGAGCAATTTGGGccccaaatcccaccaaaCCAAGCTCCGGGTCATTTTGGCTTAGTTGGTGTAAAAGGGCTTTTTGGTCATTCTACTCTCCCGGGACCCCGGTTCGTCGTATCCACTATCTGTCGGGCCGGCCTGGCAGTGAATGCGATTATACGATTACAACCCACTTTCCCACCTCGCCTTTATGATGCATTACACTCTAGTTATTTTGATAAAAAGGCAATTAGATTAGTAGGCAATTAGATTAACAATACAAATGACCCATGATAAAGGGAGTCATTTCAATAACAATATAACAGATATAGGTAAAACTTTTCTAGTGATTTTAGCCAGTTAAAAGCTGAAACAATCTAAAGAGAATCactcttgaaaataaacttttcTATAACCTATCTCAACGCTATAATTTCTCTGAATCTAGTCCAATGACATTAAGGACAAAAACTAATTGCTAACCAGCATGACTCTCCTAGAGAAACTAAGAACACCAAGCAAACTCAACTATGTTTCTGGAATCATAAGAGAAAAAACACAGAACACTCATAGAGTTTCTGGACTTTATTAAACAAactaaaccaaaataaaaagtcagcaaaaggaaaaaaaaaactgtcaCTAATCTTCCCTCAAGACATAACATAAAAAGTGCCAACTAATTACTTCAATGCCTCAATGCACCAATTGAGCAGTAGATTTACCATGTCCAAACCGCAACACCTCAAAAAGCAGCCTTGTAAGATAAGGCAAAACCAGAGGCAGCTCAAATATGAGACAATAAATTTGCCAAAGAAAGAGTAAATCAACATAAGTCCACCAAAAGTCGAAGATCTGAAGGGATTCGAGGGAAAACCCTTGGGATCTAaagttttctcttttatttctctctctctctctctctctctctctcttatcgTTTAGAGTTTTTCAATCACGTACACTCTTGTTAACTACAAGAGTAGAGAACAAGTCAAATATTACAAGTTAGGAATCTCACTAATTACAACATATTGCTCATACCCAACTTGGCAAGAAAGCCATAAAATGCTTGAGGCTTTTATGATGGAGCCAATTGGACAAGGTGTGGCTGCTAAATGGTGTTGAGGGTGTTGATATGCACGGTGGGGTGGAAGTTATAGATATTATGGACTTAGATGAAGACACTcaagtggaagaagaaatgcTTGATGTTCACAATGAAATAGGGGATCAAGGTGAAAAAATGCTTGATGTTCACAATGACATGGTGTCGTGGAAGCTATAGATATGATGGACTTAGATGAACATATTATTGGTGTTGAGGATGAACATGTTGGTAATGTTGTGGGATCTTCATATAAAGATCATGTGATATCTCCTTTTGAACATAGTTTATGCGCTCTTAATGCAGGTGTTAATCATCATGAATAACTCGTTCTTGATATGAATGGTGGGGTGGAAGCTATAGATATGATAGACTTATATTTTAGCATTTGATCCATAATTGCTAGGCAATGAAAAATAGACTCAATGAATAGGGTTTCCACCTCATTTTCTCCAGAGCCCCCATTTTCTGAGTATTATTCTCACATAGCATAATGGCACAATCGGATAGTCTTTTCATCTCTCCAGCTCGAAGGTAGCAAACAAATTTGTGGATCATCATAAAGGAATGCAAAGGCTTAGTCGAACTCCTTGAAACCCCAAATCAAGTAAGGTTTTTGCTTGGGTTTTTGCTTggattctattttcttttttatagtTTTCATGTATGTGTTCAATCTAACAATATGTTTTATATgagcaaatattttttggataaatCTTCCTCGATGGAATTAGTTTTGTCCATTAGAATTCTACGAGTTATTACTATATCTTAAATGATTGATTAATCTCTCTTTTGAAACCCTACGGGTTATTAATCATCATGAACAAGTCGTTCTTAATATGCAAGGTGGGGTGGAACCTATATATATGATAGACTTATATTTTAGCATTTCATCCACAAGTGCTAGGCGATGAAAAATAGACTCAATGAATAGGGTTTCCACCTCATTTTCTTCAGAGCCCCCATTTTCTAAGTATTATTCTCACATAGCATAATGGCATAATCGAATGGTCTTTTCATCTCTCCAGCTCGAAGGTGGCAAACAAATTTTTGGATCATCATAAAGGAATGCAAAGGCTTAGTCGAACTCCTTGAAATCCCAAATCAAGTAAGGTTTTTGCTTGGGTTCTTGCTtcgattttattttctttctgataGTTTTCGTGTATGTGTTCAATCTAACAATATGTTTTATATgagcaaatattttttggataaatCTTTCCCGGTGGAATTCATTTTGTCCATGCGAATTCTACAAGTTATTACTATATCTTAAATGATTGATTAATCTCTCTTTCGAAACCCTACAGGTTATTAATCATCATGAACAAGTCATTCTTGATATGCAAGGTGGGGTGGAACCTATATATATGATAGACTTATATTGTAGCATTTGATCCGCAATTGTTAAGTGATGAAAATTAGACTCGATGTTTAGGGTTTCCACCTCTGTTTCTCCTGAGCCCCCATTTTCTTAGTATAATTCTCACAAAGCATAATGGCACAACCAGATGGCCTTCTCATTTCTTTACCTCGAAGGTTGCAAACTACTTTTTGGACCATCATAGAGGAATGTAGAGCGTTAGTCAAACTCCTTGAAATTCCAAATAAAGTAAGGTTTTTATTGGGTTCTTCAGTTTTTCGTTCTTGCTTGAgttctattttctttctgaTAATTTTCTTGTATGTGTTCAATCTaacaataagaagaaaaaaaccgaGAAAGTTTTGAAAATGGTGAGAAGCGAAGAGATAAAGATTAGGTTTTGTTGCTCTGGCTTCTTATTTTCGCTCTTCTAGGATTCTTGTTGTGACTTGAGGGTTTCTAGTTCTTAT
Protein-coding regions in this window:
- the LOC18771942 gene encoding protein RETICULATA-RELATED 3, chloroplastic, producing MSATAQLRYSTVARHHSNPSDNRRFSNNPNSSISFPYSKTLNRAISFVPKPIWDGKPELSFSGGNGDGHSGAGAGGNSGGWSRGGGDGNSDDSSPSSSSAFQGFGVLGMFLNGWRSRVAADPQFPFKVLMEEVVGVSSCVLGDMASRPNFGLNELDFVFSTLVVGSILNFTLMYLLAPTLSASAATLPSIFASCPASHMFEPGSYGLVNRLGTFVYKGAVFAAVGFAAGLAGTALSNGLIKLRKKMDPNFETPNKPPPTLLNALTWAAHMGISSNLRYQTLNGAEFLLEKGLPPLAFKTSVVVLRCLNNVLGGVSFVVLARLTGSQSVGEAKSVDGGGEVGSAAEKEKLVEESEDLQSNQSTYK
- the LOC18775515 gene encoding putative zinc transporter At3g08650; its protein translation is MQFTFGKVLLFSLFSIVLFGYATAEFENEVSRKLISAPHKNVRSNVIDGTGIENSLSFEDSNNGLGELKSANSKVSVSTVALFTLAMAAATGLGAVPFFFVELDPQWAGLCNGMAAGVMLAASFDLVQEGQGHGAGNWVVIGLLAGGLFILLCKKFLEQYGEVSMLDIKGADATKVVLVIGIMTLHSFGEGSGVGVSFAGSKGFSQGLLVTLAIAVHNIPEGLAVSMVLASRGVSPQNAMLWSVITSLPQPIVAVPSFICADAFSKFLPFCTGFAAGCMIWMVVAEVLPDAFKEASPSQVASAATLSVAFMEALSTLFQNFTHDYNSEDASGFFVSLLFGLGPLLGGSVLVAFALAFHLQHALLMGAASGIAFVLGAWRPLQLLLSLKMGFLSIMFLLAMGAASVHILSTSILKIAGRKRTSVHNLPAVNGFPVSVHTLQSFLACGAVALHALAEGLALGVAAPKAYGLGRHMVLPVSLHGLPRGAAVASCIFGATDNWHAALAAAALIGFMGPISAIGAILAGIDYSGLDHVMVFACGGLLPSFGNVVKRAVRLDMRKSSCGILMGVGFATLCLTCTKLVCLHTPYCNSAPEAVR